Within Ischnura elegans chromosome 6, ioIscEleg1.1, whole genome shotgun sequence, the genomic segment TAATCTTCTAATGAATTTTATTCCCTCTGATTCTTTTCATGTCCAATTCAATAATGCAAAGGTACGGCACGGCGTATTTAGGGCGgctttagcattaaaatttagattaaaataataaatacatttattgcatttattctaAAATTTGCCCTCTCACAATATAATGTATGGTTTGGATTTGGCGGTAAAAGTTCACCCTATTTATACGTATTTCCCTGATTTCCCTTCACCACATGTGAAAAATTGAGATCAATCCCAGCAAGGCCGTACCAAGTATCAAAACTGGGAGTGGGAGGGCAAGCCGTGGTCACTCAAGTTGTTaggaaaggttaatgaaaccacaattttaaggaaattatgacagcgatttatttgttttaaaaattattgcttgaaaaattaatgatttttattttagttccatgtcttatactaatatcatttattttcataagaaaagttttctccaaaattttcgttcaaactaaatttattttcccttctaCAGGGGTagctctccccctcctccccctgctgggtatgcccatgaatcCCAGAGATTTTCATTAACTCTATAATATGCCTTttgtaaatatgagcaaaaacaCCTTGTATACCTTCATTAAGATTTAAATTACTTCAGATaactatatttatattcattcagtactaattttacttttttcttattcTGCACAGGATAAAAATTGTTATATGTATTTCACAGCCCAAAACATTCACGTAAAAATTTCTCGAAATTATACTCAATCCCCCTTCCCTTGGGCTACAATCTTGTCgcggtcgaagggtaggagcgtgacgaaaggtagtccacgtgatggtgtcatgtgaaaaacactgttggaatggaaggggGAAACtataccaactatctcttccctgaaaacatggagtacaacctaATGAGCCTCACAATCTTATCGACCGAGCGCAAAGGGCAGAGgtcggtcacggcagcgaggtcggcaaggtcctcggagtcgtcaacatgcgaaatccttgcagagacttatcatcatcatcagcagcagcagcaatgaagaagcaagaaaggaagaccaagaagatggtgAGGAAGAAGTCGGCTATGAATGTatggacgtggaatgtgaggacaatggtgagggcggggaagttagaaaatatcaaaagggaaatggataaagggaggatagatatcttagggtaatgcgaggtgaggtggagggatgttggggactattggagtgatgggtgtAGGGTTATATatggtggtggggaggaaagccagcaaggggtagctttagtattaaacgggaagatgggtaagtgtGAGgcaggtatagaccaggtaagcgataagattctggtggtagaaattgaggcgtggcccaccaaccttgtgacggtccaagtttacatgcccactagcaatcatagggaggaggAAGTAGATGatgtgtatgaacagctcgaggaaataattagagacacaccgggtaagaaaaagcaggtagtgatgggggactggaatgcctatGTCCggaaagggagggatggacacgaaataggagattttggactaggattacggaacgacaggggagagaaagcagcagaattttgcagaagaaacaaaCTATTCATgtcaaacacgtggttcaatcatcataaagggcgaaggtacacaagAAAAAGTCCAAGGAATGTGGGGAGATataaaatagactacattatggtaagacagaggtttaggaatagtgagaaaaactcgcgcagcttccctgcagcggatacGGATTTGGACCATAACCTAGTGCTCATGATATGCAACGTAAggttcaaaagacttatgaaaggcaggagggcgaggaaatggaatgaagatgcgctgaaggggactatgaggatagagtatcaggaactagtggacaataGTATCCGGGAGACTGGAAGTGCACAGAATTTAGAGGAAgagtgggataatattaaaacgggaatagtcaacgcggcggagaagtcaatcggctccgttgacagcagaaggataaagaagccgtggatagcggagaacatgataagggaaatggaggagaggaggaagtggaaggaaGTGGACGCAGAGGAGGGCAAAAAAATGTATAGGGAATCTATTACGACGCGAAACTGAGAGGACAAGCgaggcttggtggaaaaagactgtgaggaaatggaaaagttccagaaggattgAGAAGTAGACGCGTTGTACGCTAAAGATAAGTCGCTATCAGGCGGTAAAAGAGGGCAAGTCATGTCTAAAATTACGGCTAAAGATCGGAGGATgctgacggaagaaacaggctgGAGAGATTGAGTTCAGAGCAGGAGAGTGCAGCGGAATAGGATAATCTTGGGCGGGGGAAATTAGATTCGGAGATAGGGAGAGCACTTCGTTATATGAAGGCTAGtgaagcagtaggcgtggacaatatcccgtgtgagcttctgaagaatgtatggaaggaaggtaagaaaaggttgatcgaactagtacgcagtatttatgaggagggatgctggccggagtatttcgtgaagacggttttaattccgcttccgggaaagaagaaagctgtggaatgcggagattataggaccaCCAGCCTAATATCGCGTGTGGCGAAactggtactgaggatattgaacagacgaatggaggcgagggcaaacgagtatttgggcggaGATGAGTTTGGTTTCGGATGCGATAGCGTGGAGAGGAACCtggaatatgaccaggacgtatatgcctgtttcgtggattttgaaaaagcgtttcaTAGGGTGAGCTGGGTAAAGTAAAttgatattctcaagagaataggtgtagattggagggataggcgactgattcgtaatctgtatatgacCCTGCGCAAGTGAGGGAAGACTGCGCATAGACTGCGAAAGTGAGGGAAGCGGACGGAGAGACGGTGGGAAGGTTTGGCCGAgatgtcctctatcgccgctgcattttaacgtatacgctgaggagatggtaagagaagcttgggacgagttggaagctggagtgaaagtgggaggaatgatgtttaaatcggtaaggttcgcggatgatcaggcgctgattagccagtcagcgaggggaatgcaggctctagtggatgcgttaagacgagcggtgcgaggaatatgggatgaggattaattacaagaagactaagggtatgcggttttgtaaagtatcgcgaggtGTCACAAaattaggtggggaaaaacttgaacaggtagagcagttcaactatttgggcagcacattagaggaaaacggtcAAAGTAGCAAGGACAACAGGAAGTGAATTgtactagcaaaggaggcgttcatgaacagtaaggagcttctgagaggatcgttatgtatgagtttaaagaaaaggtagaGAAGAGTTTAATCTGgaatgtagctctctacggtgcgcaAACCTGGACGCCATTTAAACCATTTAAGAGTTGATATCCTTcctgaattcaaatattttattatcaacttatattttttctgcGCCCGTTAAGAATCTCAATGATTCAAACTCGGATTGTGCAGCTAGTCATGCACTAAATAAATTTACCTCCTTCTTCGcgcgatttcaaaatatttcgatgAGCGGTAAAATTTTCCCCTCACTATATTTATGTGcctttcatttataatttctaaCGAATATTTTTAGACTAAGTTCAGTTTATGTCATAAAACATTgtttatttcgctttaaaaatcattcaaaatttttaattctgaataatgcctaaattcatgcataaaattaaccACGAGCATTAAATTATATGTCATCAATGTATTCAGTATATCAAGCTCGAAAGTAATCAACTTACATAAATTGCCCATTGCTTTATTCTTtcttcttttgaaattattcaataatCTCCACGTCTGCAGTCTTCAAAGTTTGCTTGCATTCAAACAATGTCTTCTTTTTTGCGGAGCAAGTATAACCATGGCAGCTGCAACAATGGGTATACCGCAGATTTGCGGCGGATCATTCTCTGGGAATCCAATCCTTATACCTTGATTCATTGTGAATCTACTCCACCTTATAAATTTGGGTCATTCCTCATCATTTTAACAGACGCTTGTCCCTTAAATACTCagtattttaaaggaattttctGAAGAAGGGTGTATAATTTATTCAGTTATTAATTATGCGATAAACTTGCAATTTCTAACCTGCttggaataaatttttctattcggaattccggaaaatatttcagattttctccGAGCAATTCACCGACTACTCTTTCCTCGATATTTTGCTGTGAACTTGAATTGATTTATTGGGTATTGAGCGCTGTATAGCGTAACTTTCTTATGTTCAAATTCCTTCGATTTTttacctaaaggccgttttacacggtacacggaattgcgcaatctgacgtacgtgcgaaggcgcaatcaaaattgcgtcgtgtaaagcggtgaattgatagaacacatgcgagaatgcgtggatgcgagacggcaaaatgcCCCTGTTCtactttcgttcatgcattcgctaaATTCCTcgacattttagaaattatgGCAGCACCAACCTGCGCAACTCCATGcgcagtgtaaaacggcctttacacaatGGACTTTTTGAACAATTTTCTCTGTTTCTTGAGGTCCTTTCTAACATCGTTGTTGCACCAGCGAGGTGCTTTGCATTTCAGTTTTTTCGGATTATATTCGTTGGTTACTCAAAGTGGTATTTCGTGGAAGTATTTCCATGATGGATCGGTGCATTTATCCTCAGTTCAATTTCGTGTACAaatcattaagcatctcgccaaatttttatgaagtcgcatttaacaaataaatcaatattttgtttttgttttacagCTGACTACTTCAGTTTTTAACGTTGTAAAATTTCTCTGTTACCACTCATGCCGTCAttattatcgattttttttattaactgagGAGGTCTTTGTGCCGAAGGGtctcatattttatttcctctcgtagcATTGTCATTTACTTGGGCAAGTGAGTGATTTGCACGGGCGTTGAGTAAGATGTCGATAATTTCTCCATTAATTGAATTTGGTTTTACAGCGTGAGTATCCCAAGTTAAAGATGAGAGAttaaaatctctccgaataaTTACTAGTATTAaacttttattctctctctctaaGTAGCTAAATGTTTGATTTTCTACTtgataaataatatcaacttcggagTTTGGAGGTCCATATAAAGAGCAAATATGAATACTCCATGTGTTCGTTGTTTAATTTTACTCCATACGCTTTCTTTTCCATTGTCAGTTATTTCGTAGGCGGTGCTGTGTAAAAGTGATTTAAATGCTATAACACTCCTCCACCTGTCCTAGCGCGTCGATCGTCGGATTTTTATCCTGGAGAAAAACCTTCGCAGTCACTTCTATTCTCTGTAAGCCAGCTCTCCGTtcccaggggtggtctggccatgTTCGTTGGTCAGCAATCGCCGAGGGACCCgaggatttttcaattttatcctcatgttaaaaaggccagattggcgcccatgcgatgccactccacgtgacgtcacatggacctagtttctatatctgcgagtagataggagttttacatcgtcagaggttacccaatgcgtgcatgaggcacagagctcagtgaaacatgtcttaataatcacctattaaaattgtctatgatcggaaagtttccttcgtttgatagggtatttataatccttatttaagccagcgctacttgctagcagggtactctgctaccagctagcatccttcatcgtaacagcgctcaaagcctcgccccaaggtcgcctcacttgtggaagagggaaccagaacgacgtcacactgagtttttcccggcattcatacttacccgtcgcgttttcgcgcgcttgaagagGTGCGAGAGTAATAAtttgcgtaattttaagataaatggttcaaaatggtgagttttacggctatctgagggattattattcatccttacactgttttattattaatatcaatccaattaagtaaactataaaatttctcggagctctgggggggttttatcccccaaaaccccccctcgctgcgccactggctaccaggtagcgcttggcttaattaaggattgccttattaaacgaaggaaactttccgaccatacgcaattttaataggtgattattaagagatgtttccctgagcttcgtgtctcatgcatgcattggtaatctcagacgatgtaaaactcctatccactcgtatagaaactagttccctgtgacgtcacgtggagtggaatcacatgggcgccaatctggcctttttcaaatgcggataaaattgGCTGTTgccaattgccattcgtctaaattggactttctaaaaccgaataatttgctTATTGTGAATACATTAAAGGTGGGtcacgaatcgtaatcaatgcctttcgttttctttgatgaagaaaactaccctattctaggaTGCTCCTCCCATCACTTGAATACAtgtccaggggcggtctggggtgattgggggccctcggccgGAGCTTATGACGGGGCCGCTCTTACTAAGAGGCTTTTCGGGCTCCCCTCCTCCCCCGAGAAGTTTTACGAAATTGCCTGCCCgggaatggattttgacgctgttCTGGCACTTAAAAGCCAAATAATAGTTAATGAAAAACAGCTatttctaaagaaaaaatatgatgaaatagaGAACTTCGcagcttgtaaaatttaatgatgcaTATTGGGTCTATCATCTATTATTTAGTGCATTTTCTTACTTGAAACCGGGCTGAAATCTGAAATAAATActctttataaataataaacttttcgaataaccctttcaaaagagcatcaagttctcttttatattctgaaacctttatcttaagttttataaagaattataatACGGAatgtgttgtaaataaagcaactaatgaaaatgcagtattttaaacagcaaaaaaactttggttcaaataCTCTTGACTCTTTTAATTACACCTTGTGTTCCGGAAATaggaatagttgttttttttcaacccTCGCACGTAACAACTGGTGTCAGAAGGGGACAAATACATAGATTATAGTGTTTGTTTTTTGTATGAAGCACGACTTATTTTCAATCGAAGTAGGAGCATGGCTTCAAAGGCAGCTAAGTTAAGTGAGTTGAAAGGTGCGGATTTGAAGCGCGAGTTGGCGGAACGTGACATGGAGACTAGCGGGACGAAAGCAGTCCTTCAATTGCGACTTCGTGAGGCGCTTCAGGCCGACGGCGTGGACCCCGAGGATTTCTCCTTCGAGATGGAAGTCGGCGCGCATGAATTCACGCATTTCCTCACTGTATTTAAAGAAGAGCGTGCCGAGTATTCCAGAACTTTGAAAGAAATTGCCAGTAATATTCGCACGATCAAAGACGAATTGCTGGCGAAGATCTCTGAAGTAAAATGTGGGTTGGAAGACGACGTCAGAGAATTAAAGGAcaagcttgaaaatgacgttagCGGAGTAAAAGATGAGCTGGAAGCAGATGTCAACGACATGCAGGAAGAACTAAAATACGTCACTTCGGAAGTACAAGGCGTGCAAGAGAGATTAAGGATCgtaaaagaggattaaaaaatGGTTGAAGTCGACGTAGAGAAGCGTTTTGAAGATCGTCTGAAAACTCTCGCTCAAGAATTGACGCAAACGGGCACTGTTGGAGTATTGTCAGGACTAGCACCTAGTATCAAGGCCGTGCGTGTAAAACCACCTACAAACGACGGCAAGATTCCTTGGTCTACTTACTTCAAAAAGTTTGAAGCCGTCGCCAACGCCAACGGGTGGACGAAGGAAGACAGAGCTACGGGCTTGATTGTGGCGCTGCGAGGAGACGCTTTGAACATTCTTCAAACGATGCCTGACCATGAACACAGGAACTACGAGTGTCTGGTGGGCCGACTTGAAATGAGGTACGGTCACAAACACCTTCAACAAGTCTACCACAGCCAATTGCTCACTAGATGTCAAAACCTGTTATGTGCCGTGTGTCGTGTTGTAAGtgcatttggttcttccttcagcagTTAATTGCAATAAtccaacaaagaaaaaaatcgttttcctGACCAAAATGCGAGCCCGGGTATTTCGAAGTGGTGAAACTAAGGAAATACCTCTACTTAATCGGAATGATTAATTTATGATTAATATTCTTGTGAATGTTTGCATAAGATATTGCTCTACCCATTGTGCAAAGATCAGTATTCCTGCTTCCCTCGTCGAAAAGGTATGCAGATTACTGAGAAGACGTGAATATCCTCGTTCATCGATTTGATAGTTTACTATAGCTAACCCAACGAATGAAGTAATACCTCCAATAACCTTAGGTTCATCGATTcacattgataaataaaatgtcaGGCACAAGGCACAAAGCGCTCAAAGGTGAAGACTTTCTATTTCAGAGTGATGCTTAAGAATACcatgattaaatatttaactgaaatCTACGAGTGATATTCAGagtggaaaagaaatgaagaaaaattgttcatgattaaattgttttataaacaaagcctttttctctccatttcagtTGATTTCAGTCCATTTGTGCCATAATGAATGAGAATGTTCATGTATTATGATCATACATTATTCTCGTATTTCTTCACTCAGTACTGTCACTGCCTCCCACTCCCATGGAAGCCACTCACAAACCCTCTGCATCCAGCTCACACAGTTGGACACTTTGGTGTAAATTCCATACTTGCTGCATTTACTACATCCTTCACCAAAGCTTGTAATGCCAAAAATGGTCCATCTCCGATTTGATCCAACACCGCCTTGTCCAGAAAGGCAGAGAAGAAGCCCACCAGAATCCCATCACAAGAATCCATCCTCCCCTTGCAATACACAGTACAGAACATGTTTGCAGTAATGTAGTATGAATTCCTCGTACACATCTCTACAAATTTCATTGGGCATAACAGAGACCTAAGGAGAAAAAGATAAGCATTAAAATCAGGCTTTCTGCCTCCATGGCCGTGTGTTCAAAGCAGGTTTCACAATATCATCTGTCGAGATCCAGGTGCACTTGTCATTGTTCACAACGACTATGATTCAAGTGATATTGTGTCAGGATCTTACTTGAAGATCATTATGCAATTGAAATACGTATCAATGAAATGTAACACAGTCACACCATCATATAAATCTTTGAGGTGTGAGTGAAAATAAATGCTTGCTCAGAATTAAAATCAGCTTAGCcacatgaaaatgacatagagttAAAAcataaagctgaaaaaattattgttaCAAGTATTCATCCACTCCAGTTAAGCTATTGAGTATTAATGGATGAGATACCTTAAAGGAAAAGTTTTTCGACGAAATACGAAAGGATTCCAGCAGTCTTTTGGGTTTACTAGCAACACGGCGGATTCTTGGCCACCCATCTGATGCTGGAAACACAGGCGTGGGAAGGGGGAGGTCTGAGGGTcccggacccccccaaaatataaaaacacaattattttcctacataaaagataacaaaatattaaaaaatcatgt encodes:
- the LOC124160470 gene encoding SAFB-like transcription modulator — protein: MASKAAKLSELKGADLKRELAERDMETSGTKAVLQLRLREALQADGVDPEDFSFEMEVGAHEFTHFLTVFKEERAEYSRTLKEIASNIRTIKDELLAKISEVKCGLEDDVRELKDKLENDVSGVKDELEADVNDMQEELKYVTSEVQGVQERLRIVKED